One stretch of Cygnus atratus isolate AKBS03 ecotype Queensland, Australia chromosome 26, CAtr_DNAZoo_HiC_assembly, whole genome shotgun sequence DNA includes these proteins:
- the WDR18 gene encoding WD repeat-containing protein 18, which produces MAAPMEVALVSDAAGPLCNCSVWELHSGSALPGYRGGNSGPRGLALLGGEHLLGAQLGKSYINVWELQRKDQLQQKIICPGPVTCLTASPNGLYILAGVAESIYLWEVSNGNLLAILNRHYQDLTCLCFTDDSSHFLSGAKDCLALVWNLYSVLQAEPSQIPDPRHVWSRHSLPITDMCCGFGGPLARAATASLDQTAKLWEVSSGELLLSVLFDVGIMAVTLDLSEYHMFCGGMDGSIFQVDLCAWPVQRDRTFQTERENGKIFKGHRNQVTCLSVSTDGSLLLSGSHDETVRLWDIQSKQCLKTMNHKGPVTNAFIVLAPANMFNPDGKPSVPLPKFSKHLYGTESNDEQGSEGVTLRLGLHQQDSGESYLEKGEKMYSQMCSTREKNLVGDQEHLTIQVSELEEEVSTLRKINKNLFDFSARIITKPAK; this is translated from the exons ATGGCGGCGCCCATGGAGGTGGCGCTGGTGTCGGACGCGGCGGGGCCGCTCTGCAACTGCTCGGTGTGGGAGCTGCACTCGGGCTCCGCGCTGCCCGGCTACCGCGGCGGCAACAGCGGCCCGCGGGGCCTGGCGCTGCTGGGCGGCGAGCACCTGCTGGGGGCACAGCTGGGCAAGAGCTACATCAACGtctgggagctgcagaggaag gaccagctccagcagaagaTCATCTGCCCCGGGCCGGTGACCTGCCTGACGGCGTCTCCCAACGGGCTCTACATTCTGGCTGGCGTTGCTGAGAGCATCTACCTGTGGGAG GTCTCCAACGGGAACCTCCTAGCCATCCTGAACCGGCACTACCAGGACCTCACATGCCTCTGCTTCACTGATGACAGCAGCCACTTTCTCTCAGGGGCAAAGGACTGCCTGGCTCTGGTGTGGAACCTGTACAG cgtgctgcaggcagagccctcCCAGATCCCAGACCCTCGCCACGTGTGGTCCCGACACAGCCTCCCTATCACGGACATGTGCTGCGGCTTTGGAGGGCCCTTGGCACGAGCTGCCACAGCATCCCTCGACCAGACAGCAAAG CTCTGGGAAGTCTCATCTGGGGAGCTCCTGCTGTCCGTCCTGTTCGACGTGGGGATCATGGCCGTGACCCTGGACCTCTCCGAGTACCACATGTTCTGTGGCGGCATGGACGGCTCCATCTTCCAGGTTGACCTCTGTGCCTGG CCAGTCCAGAGAGACCGGACCTTCCAGACAGAGCGGGAGAACGGGAAGATCTTCAAAGGGCACAG GAACCAGGTGACGTGTCTGTCCGTCTCCACGGACGGCAGCCTGCTGCTTTCCGGCTCACACGACGAAACAGTCCGGCTGTGGGACATCCAAAGCAAGCAGTGCCTGAAGACGATGAATCACAAAG GTCCGGTTACAAACGCCTTCATCGTGCTGGCCCCAGCCAACATGTTCAACCCGGATGGGAAGCCCAGCGTGCCTCTTCCTAAATTCAGCAAGCACCTCTACGGCACCGAAAGCAACGACGAGCAGGGAAGCGAGGGAGTGACGCTGCGCCTCGGGCTCCACCAGCAG GACTCTGGGGAGAGCTACCTGGAGAAGGGCGAGAAGATGTACTCCCAGATGTGCTCGACGAGGGAAAAG AACCTGGTGGGAGACCAGGAGCATCTGACGATCCAGGTGAGCGAGCTGGAAGAGGAGGTGAGCACCCTCCGGAAAATCAACAAGAACCTCTTCGACTTCTCCGCTCGCATCATCACCAAACCAGCCAAATGA